In the Chloroflexi bacterium ADurb.Bin180 genome, one interval contains:
- a CDS encoding Immunoglobulin-like domain of bacterial spore germination — protein MTRAIRVISLFTMCAVIAACGPSAATPPPTATAPAPTVPPTVVVATPTLPPPTALPSVTTPPDATVTPATTPEGKPTPVPRITLSEVAPSESTPGVIRISGKAQVFEAMLVVELHGPQDEIIAKGYARASIGAPEWGDFSVDLFYTPPASPTRAILQAYEPSPKDGSPNSLVTAPVMLVPAPELARWQPFDNATFGFSVRYPTDWHLNQGSIMPAPPAATKLSTYQAQTPGQLPAEKDAEVWITVSDVPSLAEMENLARMGYRQATVVVGGHPGVRYTAPQPVFGVYDVVYTLSGRREYRIQLSANTHQYDATFNLILATFSTREQ, from the coding sequence ATGACAAGAGCCATCCGCGTGATCAGTCTGTTCACCATGTGCGCCGTGATCGCCGCCTGCGGGCCCTCGGCTGCCACACCACCGCCAACCGCCACTGCCCCGGCGCCCACCGTCCCGCCCACGGTCGTCGTGGCAACGCCCACTTTGCCGCCGCCAACTGCACTTCCGAGTGTCACTACACCGCCCGACGCCACCGTAACACCGGCAACCACGCCAGAGGGCAAGCCAACTCCGGTACCGCGCATCACGCTATCCGAGGTTGCGCCATCAGAATCCACACCCGGGGTGATCCGTATCTCCGGGAAGGCCCAGGTGTTTGAGGCGATGCTCGTGGTCGAGCTGCATGGACCGCAAGACGAGATCATCGCCAAGGGCTATGCCAGGGCCTCCATCGGCGCACCGGAGTGGGGTGATTTCTCCGTTGATCTCTTTTACACTCCGCCAGCCTCGCCGACCCGGGCCATCCTGCAGGCCTACGAGCCCAGCCCAAAGGACGGCTCACCAAACAGCCTGGTCACCGCTCCGGTTATGCTGGTGCCAGCTCCAGAGCTGGCCAGGTGGCAGCCCTTTGATAACGCCACCTTTGGCTTCTCGGTTCGTTACCCGACCGACTGGCACCTCAACCAGGGCTCCATCATGCCCGCTCCTCCGGCGGCAACCAAGCTGAGCACCTACCAGGCGCAGACTCCCGGTCAGTTGCCGGCCGAGAAGGACGCCGAAGTCTGGATCACCGTTTCAGACGTGCCCAGCCTGGCCGAGATGGAGAACCTGGCCAGGATGGGCTACAGGCAGGCCACCGTCGTCGTCGGCGGCCATCCCGGAGTCCGTTATACTGCTCCACAGCCCGTCTTCGGGGTCTACGACGTGGTCTATACGCTCAGTGGCCGAAGGGAGTACCGCATTCAACTCAGCGCCAATACCCATCAGTACGACGCCACATTCAACCTCATCCTGGCCACGTTCAGTACTCGCGAACAGTAG
- a CDS encoding cell division protein MraZ, which translates to MFYGRFAHSIDDKGRLILPSKVRLELGLAIYATRGIDRCLYLYPRSEWERLSEKIHQLPLTNKDARQFRRFFYGEAAELEVDKQGRILIPGYLREYANLVSEAVLIGAEDHLELWNAEAYEQENAALVQNPEALAEKLSTLGIL; encoded by the coding sequence ATGTTCTACGGCAGGTTCGCACACAGCATAGATGACAAGGGCCGCCTCATTCTACCCTCCAAGGTCAGATTGGAACTTGGCCTTGCCATCTATGCCACCCGTGGAATAGACCGCTGCCTCTATCTCTACCCCCGCTCTGAGTGGGAACGTCTCTCCGAAAAGATCCACCAGCTGCCCTTGACTAACAAGGATGCTCGCCAGTTCCGACGGTTCTTTTATGGCGAGGCAGCAGAACTCGAAGTCGACAAGCAGGGTCGAATCCTCATCCCTGGGTACCTTCGTGAATACGCCAACCTCGTTTCCGAGGCGGTGCTCATTGGCGCTGAGGACCACCTCGAGCTCTGGAATGCGGAAGCTTACGAGCAAGAGAACGCCGCGCTGGTGCAGAACCCGGAGGCGTTGGCGGAAAAGCTGAGCACGCTCGGCATACTATGA
- the rsmH gene encoding Ribosomal RNA small subunit methyltransferase H — protein MSRRRRPGPEHDTSRGSAAHLSHQPVLYAEVLAELAPRSGGRYVDGTVGAGGHAKGILERSAPDGRLLGIDRDDQALALAQATLAGFGDRLTLVQGDTANIAVIARQAGFAPADGILLDVGVSSMQLEAAERGFSFLHDGPLDMRMDRRSAVTAASLVNELEEEELANLLFGLGEERQSRRIARAIVAARPLHTTSELANVVAQAVPRRGRLHPATRTFQALRIATNDELGQLSRGLEGALEVLGEGGRLAVICFHSLEDRLVKRLFQRESTMARDSSRGPSVSLVTRHPIQPSREEQLRNPRSRSAKLRVVEKVRRQPQLGGDTCV, from the coding sequence ATGAGTCGGCGACGGCGGCCGGGTCCAGAACATGATACCAGCCGCGGCAGTGCGGCGCACCTCTCACACCAGCCAGTCCTCTATGCAGAGGTTCTGGCCGAGCTGGCACCCCGCTCCGGCGGCAGGTATGTAGACGGGACGGTCGGCGCCGGTGGTCACGCCAAAGGCATTCTGGAGCGTTCAGCGCCCGACGGGCGTCTGCTAGGCATCGACCGTGATGATCAGGCTTTGGCGCTAGCGCAGGCAACGCTAGCTGGTTTTGGCGACCGGCTGACACTGGTCCAGGGGGACACGGCGAACATTGCCGTGATCGCTCGCCAGGCCGGTTTTGCACCGGCCGACGGGATTCTACTGGATGTCGGCGTCAGCTCGATGCAGCTTGAGGCCGCTGAACGCGGCTTCTCCTTTCTGCACGATGGGCCGCTCGACATGCGCATGGATCGGAGGTCAGCAGTGACAGCGGCGTCGCTGGTGAATGAACTGGAGGAGGAGGAGCTGGCCAACCTCCTCTTTGGATTGGGCGAGGAGCGTCAGTCGAGGAGAATCGCCAGAGCGATCGTAGCTGCACGCCCCTTGCACACCACCAGCGAGCTGGCGAACGTGGTGGCCCAGGCCGTGCCCAGACGGGGCAGGCTGCACCCGGCCACGCGCACATTTCAGGCACTGCGCATTGCGACCAACGACGAACTGGGACAGCTTTCCAGAGGGCTGGAGGGGGCCCTGGAGGTGCTGGGTGAGGGCGGTAGGCTGGCCGTCATCTGCTTTCACAGCCTGGAGGATCGGCTGGTGAAGCGGCTATTCCAGCGCGAGTCGACGATGGCCAGGGACAGCTCGCGCGGGCCGAGCGTGTCGCTGGTAACGCGCCACCCGATTCAGCCATCGCGTGAAGAGCAGTTGCGCAATCCACGCAGCCGCAGCGCCAAACTGCGAGTGGTCGAAAAGGTCCGGCGGCAGCCTCAGCTAGGCGGAGACACTTGTGTCTGA